One Pseudomonas rhizophila DNA window includes the following coding sequences:
- a CDS encoding p-hydroxyphenylacetate 3-hydroxylase reductase component, with translation MSDVCDSAFDTRAFRRALGNFATGVTVVTAAAEDGRKVGVTANSFNSVSLDPPLILWSIDKRSSSHGVFEAASHFAVNVLAADQIDLSNNFARPKEDRFAEIQFEAGEGGAPVFVDCSARFHCEKFQQVDGGDHWIMIGKVVAFDDYGRSPLLYHQGAYSMILPHTRMTKREEGQSPSSHFQGRLSHNLYYLMTQALRAYQASYQPRQLSTGLRTSEARMLMVLENDAGLNLCDLQREVAMPAREIEEAVANLKRKGLVTDEGERVRLTVKGVDETEGLWAIAKEQQDKVFGQFSEQQVEHFKAVLKGVIKGA, from the coding sequence ATGTCTGATGTGTGCGATAGCGCTTTCGACACCCGTGCGTTTCGCCGGGCCCTGGGTAACTTTGCCACTGGCGTGACCGTGGTCACCGCGGCCGCCGAAGATGGTCGCAAGGTCGGTGTGACGGCCAACAGTTTCAACTCGGTGTCCCTGGATCCGCCGCTGATTCTCTGGAGCATCGACAAGCGCTCCAGCAGTCACGGTGTGTTCGAGGCCGCCAGCCATTTTGCGGTGAACGTGCTGGCCGCCGATCAGATCGACCTGTCGAACAACTTCGCTCGGCCCAAGGAGGATCGGTTCGCCGAGATCCAGTTCGAGGCCGGGGAGGGAGGTGCTCCGGTGTTTGTCGATTGCTCGGCGCGTTTTCACTGTGAAAAATTCCAACAGGTCGATGGCGGTGATCACTGGATCATGATCGGTAAAGTCGTGGCGTTTGATGATTACGGCCGCTCACCGTTGCTCTATCACCAGGGCGCCTACTCGATGATCTTGCCCCACACCCGCATGACCAAACGGGAGGAGGGACAGTCCCCCAGCAGTCACTTCCAGGGCCGTTTGAGCCACAACCTGTATTACCTGATGACCCAGGCGCTGCGGGCCTATCAGGCCAGTTACCAGCCGCGCCAGCTGTCCACCGGGCTGCGCACCAGCGAAGCACGGATGTTGATGGTGCTGGAAAACGATGCAGGGCTGAACCTGTGCGACCTGCAACGGGAAGTGGCGATGCCGGCGCGTGAGATCGAAGAGGCCGTGGCTAACCTCAAGCGCAAGGGCCTGGTCACCGATGAGGGCGAGCGAGTGCGTCTGACCGTCAAGGGCGTGGACGAAACCGAAGGACTCTGGGCAATTGCCAAGGAGCAGCAGGACAAGGTATTCGGCCAGTTCAGCGAGCAACAGGTGGAGCATTTCAAGGCCGTGCTCAAAGGCGTCATCAAAGGCGCTTGA
- the hpaR gene encoding homoprotocatechuate degradation operon regulator HpaR, with protein sequence MPKPRQSLTLTLLQAREAAMGFFRPSLNQHGLTEQQWRVIRILSQHDELEINRLAELACILKPSMTGVLTRMEAAGMVERRKAEQDQRRVLVRLAPQGQASFDSMSQSMEENYQRLQGKLGEQKLQTLLELLNDLKAIRR encoded by the coding sequence ATGCCCAAACCGCGCCAATCCTTGACCCTCACCCTTCTACAGGCCCGTGAAGCGGCCATGGGTTTTTTCCGTCCCTCCCTCAACCAGCACGGTTTGACCGAACAGCAATGGCGAGTCATCCGTATCCTCAGCCAGCACGACGAACTGGAGATCAATCGCCTGGCTGAACTGGCCTGCATTCTCAAACCGAGCATGACCGGCGTGCTGACGCGCATGGAAGCGGCGGGCATGGTGGAACGGCGCAAGGCCGAACAGGATCAGCGGCGGGTGCTGGTGCGCCTGGCGCCGCAGGGGCAGGCGAGCTTCGATTCGATGAGCCAGAGCATGGAAGAGAATTACCAGCGTTTGCAGGGCAAGTTGGGGGAGCAGAAGTTGCAGACGTTGCTGGAGTTGCTCAATGACCTGAAAGCGATCAGGCGTTGA
- the hpaI gene encoding 4-hydroxy-2-oxoheptanedioate aldolase, whose product MDMPINTFKQRLRSGEAQIGLWLGLADAYCAELAANAGFDWLLIDGEHAPNDVRGMLGQLQAVAPYPSQPVIRPVVGDTALIKQVLDIGVQTLLVPMVESAGQARELVRAIHYPPQGVRGVGSALARASRWNSIAGYLDKADEQMCLLVQIESREGLANLDAIAAVEGVDGVFIGPADLSASMGFRGNPGHPTVQAAIEDAIARIRQAGKAAGILSADEQLARRYIELGAGFVAVGVDTTVLMRGLQSLAATFKDTPKPAARGVY is encoded by the coding sequence ATGGACATGCCCATCAATACCTTCAAGCAACGGCTGCGCAGCGGTGAGGCGCAGATTGGCCTGTGGCTGGGCCTGGCCGACGCCTACTGTGCGGAACTGGCGGCCAACGCCGGCTTCGACTGGTTGCTGATCGACGGCGAACACGCGCCCAATGATGTGCGCGGGATGCTCGGCCAGCTCCAGGCCGTGGCCCCCTACCCCAGCCAACCGGTGATCCGCCCAGTGGTCGGCGACACCGCATTGATCAAACAGGTGCTCGACATCGGTGTGCAAACCTTGCTGGTGCCGATGGTCGAAAGCGCCGGCCAGGCTCGCGAACTGGTGCGCGCCATTCACTACCCGCCTCAAGGCGTCCGAGGCGTCGGCAGTGCGCTGGCCCGTGCATCACGCTGGAACAGTATTGCCGGTTACCTCGATAAGGCCGACGAACAGATGTGCCTGCTGGTGCAGATCGAAAGCCGCGAGGGCCTGGCCAACCTGGATGCCATCGCCGCAGTGGAAGGTGTTGACGGGGTCTTCATAGGTCCGGCGGATCTGAGCGCGTCCATGGGTTTTCGTGGCAATCCCGGGCATCCGACCGTGCAAGCCGCCATCGAGGACGCCATCGCCCGCATCCGCCAGGCCGGCAAAGCGGCCGGGATTCTCAGCGCCGATGAACAGCTCGCCCGGCGTTATATCGAGCTGGGCGCTGGGTTTGTCGCGGTGGGGGTGGATACAACCGTGTTGATGCGCGGTTTGCAAAGCCTTGCGGCGACGTTCAAAGACACACCAAAACCTGCGGCTAGAGGTGTGTACTGA
- the hpaH gene encoding 2-oxo-hept-4-ene-1,7-dioate hydratase produces MLDQNLIQQAAARLDHAERSREQVRQFSLDHPHITLDDAYAIQRAWVAQKIKDGRKLVGHKIGLTSRAMQVSSNITEPDYGALLDDMFFDEGTDIPFERFIVPRVEVELAFILGKPLKGPNVTVFDVLDATEWVIPALEIIDARIQQIDPQSKATRKVFDTISDNAANAGVVMGGRAVRPTEIDLRKVPAVLYRNGVIEESGVSAAVLNHPAKGVAWLANKLAAYDVTLQPGQIILGGSFTRPVAANPGDTFHVDYDMLGSIACRFV; encoded by the coding sequence ATGCTCGATCAAAACCTCATCCAGCAGGCCGCCGCCCGCCTCGACCACGCAGAACGTTCGCGCGAACAGGTGCGGCAGTTTTCCCTCGACCATCCGCATATCACCCTGGACGACGCTTACGCCATCCAGCGCGCCTGGGTTGCGCAAAAGATCAAGGACGGCCGCAAGCTGGTCGGCCACAAGATCGGCCTGACCTCCCGGGCCATGCAGGTCTCGTCGAACATCACTGAGCCGGACTATGGTGCCCTGCTCGATGACATGTTCTTCGACGAGGGCACCGACATCCCGTTCGAGCGCTTCATCGTGCCCCGGGTGGAAGTGGAACTGGCGTTCATCCTCGGCAAGCCGTTGAAAGGCCCGAACGTGACGGTATTCGACGTGCTGGACGCCACCGAATGGGTGATCCCGGCACTGGAAATCATTGATGCCCGCATCCAGCAGATCGATCCACAAAGCAAGGCCACCCGCAAAGTCTTCGACACCATCTCCGACAATGCCGCCAACGCCGGCGTGGTCATGGGCGGACGCGCGGTGCGCCCCACTGAAATCGACCTGCGCAAGGTGCCTGCGGTGCTCTACCGCAACGGCGTGATCGAAGAATCCGGCGTCTCGGCGGCGGTGCTCAATCATCCGGCCAAAGGCGTGGCCTGGCTGGCGAACAAACTGGCGGCCTACGACGTCACCCTGCAGCCGGGGCAAATCATTCTAGGTGGCTCCTTCACCCGTCCCGTGGCGGCCAACCCGGGGGATACCTTCCATGTCGACTACGACATGCTCGGTTCCATCGCTTGCCGTTTCGTCTGA
- a CDS encoding MFS transporter — MSTANTADTAGTIAHDRTHATVTWRLMPLLLVCYLFAHLDRINIGFAKMQMSADLQFSDTVYGFGAGLFFIAYALFGVPSNIALDRVGPRRWIATLMVVWGALSTGMFLIESAAGFYVLRFLLGVAEAGFFPGILVFLNRWYPARRRAQVTALFAIAVPMAGVIGGPLSGGILEHFHDFGGLRGWQWMFVIEGLPVILLGLVVLKCLPDSFETVNWLTPQAKQQLRAQLSVEEQRKSITSFSAILNNPQVWLLVAVYFAVMLAVNTLAFWMPTLIHGAGIGSDGQVGLLSAVPYLAGCFFMIGCGRSSDRHRERRWHLCVPLLMAAAGIAIAGLSPTSPTLVLGGLIIAGMGASAALPMFWQLPPAFLSNSTQAAGIALISSFGSIASFLAPYLIGWMRDTTQSASLALYVLALLIAVGGLLVLRTQAAIVNPQ, encoded by the coding sequence ATGAGCACAGCCAATACCGCCGACACTGCCGGCACAATCGCCCACGACCGCACCCATGCCACCGTCACCTGGCGACTGATGCCATTGCTGTTGGTCTGCTACCTTTTCGCCCACCTGGACCGCATCAACATTGGCTTTGCCAAGATGCAGATGAGCGCCGACCTGCAGTTCAGCGACACGGTCTATGGCTTCGGCGCGGGCCTGTTCTTCATCGCCTACGCGCTGTTCGGCGTGCCGAGCAACATCGCCCTGGACCGGGTCGGCCCGCGCCGCTGGATCGCCACGCTGATGGTGGTCTGGGGGGCTTTGTCCACCGGCATGTTCCTGATCGAAAGCGCCGCTGGGTTCTACGTGTTGCGCTTTCTGCTGGGGGTGGCCGAAGCCGGGTTCTTCCCGGGCATTCTGGTCTTTCTCAACCGTTGGTACCCGGCACGACGCCGCGCCCAGGTGACCGCGCTGTTTGCCATTGCCGTGCCGATGGCCGGCGTGATTGGCGGGCCCTTGTCGGGCGGCATCCTTGAACACTTTCATGACTTCGGTGGCCTGCGCGGCTGGCAGTGGATGTTCGTCATCGAAGGGCTGCCGGTGATTCTGCTCGGCCTGGTGGTGCTCAAGTGCCTGCCGGACAGTTTCGAGACGGTCAACTGGCTGACACCGCAAGCCAAACAGCAATTGCGCGCGCAACTGAGCGTTGAAGAACAACGCAAATCCATCACCTCGTTCTCGGCGATTCTCAACAACCCGCAGGTCTGGTTGCTGGTGGCGGTGTATTTCGCCGTGATGCTGGCGGTGAACACCCTGGCTTTCTGGATGCCCACGTTGATTCACGGCGCCGGAATCGGCAGTGACGGTCAGGTTGGATTGCTCAGCGCCGTGCCGTATCTGGCCGGCTGCTTTTTCATGATCGGCTGCGGCCGTTCGTCAGACCGCCATCGCGAACGGCGCTGGCACCTCTGCGTACCGCTGCTGATGGCGGCGGCAGGCATTGCCATCGCCGGTCTCTCACCCACCAGCCCAACCCTGGTACTGGGTGGCCTGATCATCGCGGGTATGGGTGCCAGTGCAGCGTTGCCGATGTTCTGGCAACTGCCACCGGCCTTCCTGTCCAACAGCACCCAGGCCGCCGGCATCGCACTGATCAGCTCCTTCGGCAGCATTGCCTCATTCCTGGCGCCCTATCTGATCGGCTGGATGCGCGACACCACCCAGAGCGCCAGCCTGGCCCTTTATGTGCTGGCGCTGCTCATCGCCGTGGGGGGCCTGCTGGTGCTTCGCACCCAGGCCGCCATCGTCAACCCTCAATAA